The genomic segment GATTCTTCCCACCAAAAAAGAATTTCCTAAATGAAAGCCAAAATTAGTGAGATGGTAGCCAAAAGCATTTAACCCCCAAATTTGATAATCTAAAAAACTAATTAATCCCAATAAAGGTCTAAAAAATAACGATTGACCGTGTTGTTGATTCATCCATAATCCCAACGGCCCTAATTTAGACAATAAGGCAATTAAAACAAAATCATCTGAGAGAAAAAAACTATTAAAAATGTTAGAATAAGCCATCACCCCCGTTAGGGTAATAATTCCCATTAAAATCATTGAATAACGATAGACTTTAGAGAAAGATTTTGTCTTCATTACCGTGCTAAAATTTAGGCAAGCCTATTTGAGGTAGGTTTATTTAGTATCGAGTTTGGAGGTGTTCCTGTCAAGCCATTAATCTGTCTAACACTATTGAAACGTTTGGTAAAATATAAATTTTCAACGCATAGTATTAAATGAGTGAATTTTTTACCTCGTCATTGTACATATCTTTGGCTAAAAGACTTCACCTCCGTTTCTGACGTGCTATGCTCCACAAAGAGTGTGTGAATATATTTAAGAAGAGTGAATTTTATGGTCGCAATACCCCCTCAAACCCAGAACTTAAGTTCTTTCCAAAAAGAAGTCAACACCGCCCAACCTCGAACCATATCTCATTTCGGCTTTACCGATCAAGTTGGGGAACTCCCCAGCACCCCCCTATTTGGAACCGATGGTATCCGGGGACGGGTTGGAGGACTCCTGAGTGCCCCTCTGGCTTTACAAGTGGGCTTCTGGGCGGGTCAAGTTTTACGACAACAAGCCCAGCATCCCGGCCCGGTCATTTTAGGCCAAGATACCCGCACCTCTGGCAATATGTTAGCAATGGCCCTTTCTGCCGGATTAATTGCAGCCGGGTTAGAAGTCTGGCACATTGGAGTTTGTCCCACACCGGGAGTCGCTTATTTAACCTCCCAGTCTGAAGCCCTGGGTGGAGTGATGATTTCCGCCAGCCACAACCCCCCAGAAGACAACGGAATTAAATTTTTTGGAAAAGATGGTACAAAACTATCCACCGCCCTACAACAGCAAATAGAAGCCGGAATTAGAGGAAATGCCGATTTTCCGATTGTTTATAGTGACTGCGGCCAGCACTATTACCGTCCAGAACTGATTCAACAGTATGCCCAATCTCTACATGGGCCGTTACTCCCCCTCACCAATTTACACCGAATGCGGGTGGTTTTAGATTTAGCTTGGGGCGCCGCCGTTCCCCTCGCCGCCCAAGTATTCACAGAAATGGGGGCTGAGGTGATTTGTCTCCATGATCAACCCAATGGCCATCAAATTAACGTTAATTGTGGGTCTACCCATTTACAACAGCTACAACAAGCAGTTTTAGAATATAATGCCGATATTGGATTTGCCTTTGATGGAGATGCAGATCGAGTTTTAGCGGTTGATGGTCAAGGGCGGGCTGTTGATGGAGATTATATTCTGTATTTTTGGGGCCAAACCCTCAGCCAAGCCGAACAACTCCCCGACAATTTAATTATTTCAACGGTAATGGCTAACCTCGGTTTTGAACGAGCTTGGCAACAGTTCGGGGGCCAATTGATTCGTACCCCCGTCGGCGACCAACACGTTCACGCTGAAATGAAACGCACCGGGGCGATGTTAGGGGGTGAACAGTCGGGACATATTCTCTGTCACCATTATGGAATTAGTGGGGATGGGTTACTGACGGCTTTACATTTAGCAGCCTTAGTCAAACGTTCCGGTCAATCTTTAGCAGAATTAGTCAATCAAAGTTTCCAAACCTATCCCCAACTGTTAAAAAATATCCGAGTTGAAGATGTGTATCAACGCCGTCATTGGCAAGAGTGTGAACCATTGATGAAAACCATTGAAACCGCAGAAGCTGCGATGGGAAATCAAGGCAGAATTTTGGTTCGTGCATCAGGAACAGAACCCCTGATTAGAGTTATGGTAGAAGCAAAGAGTGCAGATTTAGCCGACTATTGGGCAAATCAGTTAGTATTAGTCGTTCAGCAACATTTAGCCGTTTAACGTTTTTTAAATACAGACTTTATCGCTGGTCAGGAAGAGTTCGATTATCGCACCATCCGCCAGCGATTTCGTTTGTTGTTTTTCCACAGCCCCTTAAAACTTGATCTATAATGAAGGCTAAATTTATAGCATCTATTTTTTTAATCCCTAACAAATAACTTCTGACTCCTAACTCTTAACTCCAATGGTTACAAAAGCCAAAAAAAAGCGAAAGAAGGTTAAAAAAAAAGCTAAAGCCAAAAAACCTACATTAAGTAAACAAGAAATTAAACTTCGCCAAAAGCAACGAGTAAAAGCGATTCAAAAAGTTATTTCTTCATCATCAGGAATTATCACAACGGCTGTTGTTGTGGGAGCGATTTTATTTGTGGTTGCTGGCCCTAAATTAGCGATCGCCGGGGGAGGAGGAATTTTAGTGGTTTCCCTATCCTATCTTTACCCAGATATGGCATTATGGGGATTTTTAATTTACCTCCCCTTTAATGGCACAGTTACCTATTGGATTGGGGGAGGAAGCCCCATTTTTCAACTCGCTAAAGATGGCTTTTATTTTCCAGCCTTATTTGCCAAATATAAGGAATGGAAACGCAAAGGAATGCCCATGATTGTTCCTAAAGCCTTAAAGCAACCTTTGATGGTACTTCTTGCCATCTGTGGTTTAACGTTACTCTTAGTTAATGGATTACAACAACTCAAACCCGAAGGCGGCGACAAACCCATTTTGCTCGGACTTATGGGGTTAAAATCCTTTATTGGATACTTGCCATTAATTACCTGTTCTTACTACCAAATTAAAGGAAAAAAAGAACTCTTATTTTTAACTCGTTTAACCTTGGTTTTAGCCATCATTTGTTGTGTTTTAGGAGTCATTCAATATCAAATGCTGGCTAGTGGTCGTTGTAAAGGAACCGGTGACCTCACCGGAGATGATTTATTTAAAGCTACCATTGATGCTAAATGTTTTGTGGGCGGATCTTTAGTCTTTAGTCCCTCCCAAAATATGATTCGTTTACCGGGAACTTTTGTGGCACCTTGGCAATGGGCTTGGTTTTTAATTGCTAATGCTTTTTTTACCTTTGCGAGTGCTTTTAGTGATCCATCTCCCCTCTGGCGAACAATGGGTTTAGTCGGAATGGCACTGGTATTTGTAAATGCTGTGATTTCCGGTCAACGAATTGCCTTAGCGTTAGTTCCCGTTGTCACCATTATTCTATTAGTTTTAACTGGACAAGTTGCCAACTTAAAACGATTTCTTCCCATTGTCGCCGGACTCGGTTTAGTATTAGGAATTGCAGCAGCAGCCAGCCCCGCATTTTTGCAAGAACGAATTGATAGTTTTGTCAGTCGTTGGAATGCTTCACCCCCCACCGATTTCATCTCAGAACAGTTTGGAAACAGTAGCGGAGGACAAAAAGGGATTTTAGGAAAAGGGTTAGGACGAGCAACCAATGCAGCTCGCATTTTTGGAAAAACTCAGTTGATTGAAACCTACTATCCTAAAATGATTTTTGAAATAGGGCCAATTGGAGTCGCAGGTTTTCTCTATCTCGTTACAACCATGACTATTGTTGGGTTTAAATCCTATCGTTCTGTGAAAGATAAAAATTTACGGAGTTTTGGGGCTTCTTTTTGGGTTTTTGTGTTAGTCATTAGTTACAATACCTATTATTACCCTCTGGATGTTGATCCAGTTACAGTTTATTATTGGTATTTTGCAGGTGTCCTCTTTAAATTACCCG from the Planktothrix tepida PCC 9214 genome contains:
- the hpsL gene encoding hormogonium polysaccharide biosynthesis protein HpsL; protein product: MVTKAKKKRKKVKKKAKAKKPTLSKQEIKLRQKQRVKAIQKVISSSSGIITTAVVVGAILFVVAGPKLAIAGGGGILVVSLSYLYPDMALWGFLIYLPFNGTVTYWIGGGSPIFQLAKDGFYFPALFAKYKEWKRKGMPMIVPKALKQPLMVLLAICGLTLLLVNGLQQLKPEGGDKPILLGLMGLKSFIGYLPLITCSYYQIKGKKELLFLTRLTLVLAIICCVLGVIQYQMLASGRCKGTGDLTGDDLFKATIDAKCFVGGSLVFSPSQNMIRLPGTFVAPWQWAWFLIANAFFTFASAFSDPSPLWRTMGLVGMALVFVNAVISGQRIALALVPVVTIILLVLTGQVANLKRFLPIVAGLGLVLGIAAAASPAFLQERIDSFVSRWNASPPTDFISEQFGNSSGGQKGILGKGLGRATNAARIFGKTQLIETYYPKMIFEIGPIGVAGFLYLVTTMTIVGFKSYRSVKDKNLRSFGASFWVFVLVISYNTYYYPLDVDPVTVYYWYFAGVLFKLPEIDREERKKLIEAGELDPDS
- the glmM gene encoding phosphoglucosamine mutase yields the protein MVAIPPQTQNLSSFQKEVNTAQPRTISHFGFTDQVGELPSTPLFGTDGIRGRVGGLLSAPLALQVGFWAGQVLRQQAQHPGPVILGQDTRTSGNMLAMALSAGLIAAGLEVWHIGVCPTPGVAYLTSQSEALGGVMISASHNPPEDNGIKFFGKDGTKLSTALQQQIEAGIRGNADFPIVYSDCGQHYYRPELIQQYAQSLHGPLLPLTNLHRMRVVLDLAWGAAVPLAAQVFTEMGAEVICLHDQPNGHQINVNCGSTHLQQLQQAVLEYNADIGFAFDGDADRVLAVDGQGRAVDGDYILYFWGQTLSQAEQLPDNLIISTVMANLGFERAWQQFGGQLIRTPVGDQHVHAEMKRTGAMLGGEQSGHILCHHYGISGDGLLTALHLAALVKRSGQSLAELVNQSFQTYPQLLKNIRVEDVYQRRHWQECEPLMKTIETAEAAMGNQGRILVRASGTEPLIRVMVEAKSADLADYWANQLVLVVQQHLAV